One window from the genome of Candidatus Dormiibacterota bacterium encodes:
- a CDS encoding host attachment protein has protein sequence MIPSTATWVLVADARGARIFSFLEKNGQWTLHDTLKGDGSGHPDQTSDFGPKASEHKGALHGHGEPNAKETQERRFAHTLAHVLERGHGTKAFAKLVLVAPPKLLGDLRENLSRGLQSAVV, from the coding sequence ATGATCCCGTCGACCGCGACGTGGGTGTTGGTAGCCGATGCCCGAGGTGCCCGCATCTTCAGCTTCCTCGAAAAGAATGGCCAATGGACGCTGCACGACACCCTCAAGGGCGACGGCAGCGGCCACCCCGATCAGACCTCCGACTTCGGCCCCAAGGCCTCGGAGCACAAGGGGGCCCTGCACGGCCACGGCGAGCCCAACGCCAAAGAAACCCAGGAGCGACGCTTCGCCCACACCCTGGCCCACGTGCTGGAGCGGGGTCACGGCACCAAGGCCTTCGCGAAGCTCGTGCTGGTGGCGCCCCCGAAACTGTTGGGCGACCTGCGTGAAAATCTGAGCCGCGGCCTGCAGAGCGCGGTGGT